From Acidobacteriota bacterium, a single genomic window includes:
- a CDS encoding TIGR00730 family Rossman fold protein — MTIKRLKKNKPIIEPKTVAEAKTLLEKAYWQLTDDEVLLRSPEPDDEYKASDSWRVLRIMSEFVYGFDNLATITRGVSVFGSARTKEGEPEYEAARETGRLLAEAGFEVITGGGPGVMEAGNRGAFEAGKVSVGCNIELPFEQQANPYLTKSLTFKYFFVRKTMFIKFSNAYIIFPGGFGTMDELFEALTLIQTRKIRNFPVVLFGSQYWRGLLQWLASTMVNEKKINAEDLGLLHLTDSPKDAVDFIIRTCEASENGNGVGF; from the coding sequence ATGACAATCAAGAGACTTAAGAAAAACAAGCCGATCATTGAGCCGAAGACGGTCGCGGAAGCAAAAACGCTCCTTGAAAAGGCGTATTGGCAACTGACGGACGACGAGGTTCTGCTTCGTTCGCCGGAACCGGATGACGAATACAAGGCATCGGATTCGTGGCGCGTGCTTCGAATTATGAGCGAGTTCGTTTACGGATTCGACAATCTCGCAACGATCACGCGCGGCGTTTCGGTGTTCGGCTCGGCGCGGACCAAGGAAGGCGAACCGGAATACGAAGCCGCGCGCGAAACCGGACGGTTGCTTGCCGAAGCCGGATTCGAAGTGATCACCGGTGGCGGTCCGGGAGTGATGGAAGCCGGAAACCGCGGCGCCTTTGAAGCGGGCAAGGTCTCGGTCGGCTGCAATATCGAACTTCCGTTCGAGCAACAGGCGAACCCGTACCTGACGAAATCGCTGACCTTCAAGTACTTTTTCGTTCGCAAGACGATGTTCATCAAATTCTCGAACGCCTATATCATTTTCCCCGGCGGGTTCGGAACGATGGACGAACTGTTCGAAGCGCTGACGCTGATCCAGACACGCAAGATCCGCAACTTCCCGGTCGTCCTTTTCGGATCTCAATACTGGCGCGGACTGCTTCAGTGGCTGGCATCGACAATGGTCAACGAAAAGAAGATCAATGCCGAGGACCTCGGATTGCTTCATCTCACGGATTCCCCGAAAGACGCCGTCGATTTCATCATCCGAACCTGCGAAGCCTCGGAAAACGGCAATGGGGTGGGGTTTTGA
- a CDS encoding divalent-cation tolerance protein CutA — MIVVLTTTPSIAEAESLARKIVESRLAACVQILPAMASVYIWNGSVQSDTEHLLLIKTLAEKYPELERFIVSNHSYEVPEIVALNADQVSKSYLGWMIENLAKEAK, encoded by the coding sequence ATGATCGTCGTTCTGACAACAACTCCAAGTATCGCCGAGGCCGAATCGTTGGCCCGGAAGATCGTCGAGTCGAGACTTGCCGCTTGTGTGCAGATCCTGCCGGCAATGGCGTCGGTCTACATCTGGAACGGATCCGTTCAGTCCGACACCGAACATCTCTTGCTGATCAAAACCCTTGCCGAAAAATATCCCGAGCTTGAGCGGTTCATTGTCTCGAATCACAGTTATGAGGTTCCGGAGATCGTCGCTCTCAATGCCGATCAGGTTTCAAAAAGCTACCTTGGCTGGATGATCGAAAACCTGGCGAAAGAAGCCAAATAA
- a CDS encoding M48 family metallopeptidase → MARKKPEPDNSSSAISKSHFVRCRYCGQKNGVKEDFVNRQANCGKCKLPLSNEPHKKFADLSKHEYVHPADSKALAALKAIPGVDTALKKLLQVTGESAVRVIFMASAVKVSPEQMPDLHAKLQVACTTLGVELPDMYVQQNPVVNAFTFGAQKHAIVLHSALLERLTDEETLAVIAHEVGHIHAEHVLYLTAARLIEALMNASLARMIPGSEIIKGIVSATISSALLAWARKAELSCDRAGLLVTQDPHVIGRTMMKLCGGTFASKMDYDQFLAQAREFQKNYDDNALDWLWANIINSGMTHPFPVWRVSEILQWVDSGDYEKLMKK, encoded by the coding sequence ATGGCAAGAAAGAAACCGGAACCCGACAACTCATCGTCGGCGATCAGCAAGAGTCATTTCGTTCGCTGCCGCTATTGCGGCCAGAAGAACGGTGTCAAGGAAGACTTTGTAAATCGCCAGGCAAACTGCGGCAAGTGCAAGCTGCCGCTTTCCAACGAACCGCATAAGAAGTTTGCCGATCTCAGCAAGCACGAATACGTTCATCCGGCCGACAGCAAGGCTTTGGCGGCGCTGAAGGCGATCCCGGGAGTCGATACGGCGCTCAAGAAACTCCTTCAGGTGACCGGCGAATCGGCAGTACGCGTGATCTTTATGGCGAGCGCCGTCAAAGTCAGCCCCGAACAGATGCCCGACCTGCACGCGAAGCTTCAGGTGGCCTGCACGACGCTCGGCGTCGAACTGCCCGATATGTATGTCCAGCAGAATCCGGTCGTCAACGCGTTTACCTTCGGTGCCCAGAAACACGCGATCGTCCTTCATTCGGCGTTGCTCGAGCGGCTTACGGACGAAGAAACTTTGGCCGTCATCGCGCACGAGGTCGGCCATATTCACGCCGAACACGTGCTTTATTTGACGGCGGCGCGGCTGATCGAGGCGTTGATGAATGCTTCGCTGGCGCGAATGATCCCGGGTTCGGAAATAATCAAGGGAATAGTCTCGGCGACCATCTCGAGCGCTCTGCTCGCGTGGGCGCGAAAAGCGGAACTCTCTTGCGACCGCGCCGGATTGCTCGTAACACAGGACCCGCACGTCATCGGGCGGACGATGATGAAGCTGTGCGGCGGGACGTTCGCGTCGAAGATGGATTACGACCAGTTCCTCGCGCAGGCGCGCGAGTTCCAGAAGAACTACGACGACAACGCTCTCGATTGGTTATGGGCGAACATCATCAACTCCGGAATGACGCATCCATTCCCGGTCTGGCGTGTTTCCGAAATTCTTCAATGGGTCGATAGCGGGGACTACGAAAAACTGATGAAGAAGTAG